In Limanda limanda chromosome 3, fLimLim1.1, whole genome shotgun sequence, the sequence AACCAGCAGTCTATGGTGGGAACCAGCGGGGACCCTCGGGCTCAggctgcctcctcctgctctcacgCAGCGGCCGCGGTGGATGCGGAGCGGGCGGGGCGGGCACCCGGGCGGGTTTGTCTCCGCCCCTCTAGAAACTGCACATTCTTGTGTCGGCTCTGCGCCAAGTTTCAAGGGTCCGCAAACACAGCCCGCAGCCCGGATCCAGCAGGAGCGAGTCACCGAGGGTTCTGGAAGCTTCTGCCCGCCATCTGCCCACCGTCATCTGGGTCCTGACCCACCAGTGTCCCACCAGGTCCAAGGAAACGACCCCTTTATTCCTCcagggattattattattatgaatattaatattattaatattactatGGGGTGAAGGCAATGTTCTTTATATAGTCATAGAAATTATGAGATAAAACGTCCAAATTATTAGATGGTATGTCGATAAATCATAAtgtgagatgttaagtcataatgtGGTTATTAAGTCATATTTTGAGTTATTTAATAGCTATTTTGAGTTGGcatgaaattattttaataagttataTTGAGATACTAACTTGATATTTTGAGTTAGTAACTCAGTTTTCAGTTGGTACGTCATTCTTTTGATAAAGTTTCACAATATAATGACTTAGGGGCTTCCATATGAAccataaatatgaaaatataaatattgattcCTGCCTTACTACAACCATTAGCCTACTATTACAATTTAATTGTATTTCTAAAGGGGAGAGAGAAGTTTTTAGATGGTATAAGAGTTCAGGGATTAATAGTCTATAAAATATAATACTGGATTAAACCTACAATTCTTTAGCTGGAATGATGTAACTCCACTTCCCTGTGCTTTACTGCCCTCATATGGTTTTTAGTGGGAACAAACTGTTGCCCAGGTTAATTGCTGAGGGCTGGAGATGCTGCAAAAAAATCGACATCATCACTATGTAAAGTCTTTACCTTTGGTGGAGCTCTTGATATTTTTCACATGTGAAAATGAGATAAATGCATTTGTTAAAGTGCAATTACATTAATGATTAGCAATTTTGTTTAGTGTTATTGTGTGAGATGGATTTAGGGTTCTAAAGCTATGAAAGTGGtaaatgttttatatcatgaaaaaaaaacaaaaaaaaacaatagacaCAAAAATGTTAGTCAACCACAGTTTGGATTCTTGGTTTTATTGAAGCCAGGGGTCTGATAAACATTTTCCTTATCTTTGTCGGTGTAAGAAGCGAGAATCCACGCGGCAGCTTAGTGGCTACACAATTTTGTTTAAGTGATACAATCAAACTTCTTAATTAGTTCAGGACACAGAAGAATGCAGCCGGCCACGTGTTTACAATATCATGATATCCTGAATACAAAAAGTACTGGAAGCAGAAGCTCTGTAGTCTCACATCGATGCAGACTGTCGATAGTGGTTGAAGGCAATTCAGTTATGACGTGAGGAGGCTGTCACCTGACGTCTGAGTACAAAAGTTAACATCATCTGGTCATTGTTCCATCTTAGAAGCCGCATCCAATCTTTATGAAGAGTTAAGTGCAGCTTTGAGACGGAGCAGCATGAGAGCGCTTCATTCCACTCAGCTAAAATCCAAATTCAAAAAGTGTGGTTCGGTTTTGTAAGGACAAATCAGCGCGGTCAGAGAAGCTAGGGTGACATTACAAAACTCATTTTTAACAGTGTAAATGgccaaattatatatattttaaacaacTGAAGCAAAACATGCCTGTGTAAGATGTAAAAAGATACAAAGGGATGTTTCATGAGCATAAAAAAAAGGACGACCCTGAAAATGAATGGACATTTATTTGGTTTATCTACTTCAAGATGTCCCCGAAAAAAACATTCCAAAAGTGTAATGACAATCATTTCCACTGGGTTGACATTGAACGTACAATATCACCGGCAGAAAGAAATTATTCCATGGTTAACCAGAAGGGGCACTTTCCATAACTTAAGCAGCAAATGCAGGTAAACAATGCAGTTTTAAGGTGTAGGTTAAATTCTATGTTCTTTGCTAAATTATCTAAAAAGGCAAGGCAAGAGAGAAAAATATGCATTCTGTGTTTTCAACTGTAGCAACAGGGAAATGATACAAGTGGCCATGGAAAAGTGCGAAAATAAACAAGTGGTGGTTCTGCTCCTGGCTGTTCTGAAAATTGTGCTTTATCCACCGAGGCAACAGACCCTCAGGTGCACGGCCCACCCAGTCAcaagaaataaagagaaaatttAAAACGATAAGAGCTTAATTTGGATCAAAAGTAAAAATCATAATAGTTGAGTAGCATCATGCATGTTGTGGTTATTCCCTTACAGAGTAAATGACGTTGAACCTAATTGCATTTCTGTACCACTTCAGTGAATTTGCCAAATTCTATCAGAACACAATTATGGCAGGTTTTTCTTTTGACTTCTCACATCGCAGATATGGTCGAAATAAGGCATTTTTTAGGGTGTTAGTCAAAACAGAGATCATAGGCAGGTCTGAAATGTGGAATGCAAGAGCTCCATGCAACAGTAGCACAAAAAAAATGGCCACAGATTAATCCTATGGATGATTATCATCTATAAAAGCAGAAAGTAGTGACTATGTATCTTTGGTTCCATGTTCCAAGTCCCGTTTTCTCCTTTTTGCTGTTATTTGAATAACAAACAGCTGCTCTCTTCACACATCCCATTTATCTGTGAAATCTACTGATGGTCATTATCCATTGGATTAAGCAGGGCCTTGCATACAGACTCAAGAATGATAACATGGCTCCATGAAACCATCAATATTATTACAGATGATTTGATATGGTACAGTTAATGGTTTTACTTTaacaaaaaaagtgaaaagaaattaCATAACACAATTAAGCAACCCCCTTAAGGACACACAAATGAATTAGGAGCATTCCTGTGAAGGCAGGGCGCCCAGTGTGACAAACTGTTAGCTGTACATTGAAGGCAAAGGTCGTGGTTTTAAAAAGGGCACCGAAAGAGGCGGAACGAAAAAGATCTGTCGGGAAATGAACTGCTTTCCTGCAGGGATGTGTCTCTACAACTACCTCACGTAGAAACTGGGAATGTTGTAACTGACATGCGAAGTACAGTGTGAATAAAACACGTGAAGCCAAAAGGAGGAGGACAGTGCCGTCAAACACTGAACAATACAATATCTCATTTTGTTCAAACCACAGagaagtgttgtgtgtgtttcggCTGCAAAGCGAGTGGTTTCAACTACAGCGAGTGTTCTTCTGAGGGACCCAAAAAGCTCCACCCTGTGGTCTCTTCTTAATATCAGCAGCCTTTACAGTTTTCTATGAAGGCATTCAATCTATTGCTCTATTGAACACTAGCAACAAGGCCACAGAAACTTTCCATTCTGAAAAAGAACAGTGACCACAGGCTTGTTGtacattaacaaaaatgtaaaatgaaataaattatttgGATGACCAGAAATGGACAAAAAACGATTGTGCTACAGGGCCTCTCCTCTTCCGCAGACGAGCACCTCTACTAAGACACGAACAGCTAACTGTGCGAGGCACTTAGGAGTTATAGTAGGAAAGATGctgcccaccccccctcccccaataTACATACCTGTAGCTAAAGAAGAGATTCTGTTGCAAACTCTACGAGTCTCATTTAGTTAAAGAAGCCTTTTTCAGAATTTGGACAGAATTGCATTTTATACAAAATCCAGATTAAACTGAATAgaccttttttttatatttacagaatCCTTCAGGATGACGAGGTCAAATGATGTGATATGCTGTCAGCTGTCTGGACTCGTCACATTAGTGTCATGACGTCAGTGGCATTTTATCGCATAACTACGTGTTGCAGATCATGATGTTTCATTAAACCGATAAATggtgcacaaaataaaataaagacagaactTTGTATAAATACATCAGTATCATAtccaacatttttttctttttacatacTACATATGTTTGCAAatattttaattacttttttttcagtGAATATATTTGTTGTTTAAATACCTTTCCAATCGCAACCGAATTCCTTCCATCAGATAAGCTGAACCAGAGGCCACAGGGCCAGTATATTTCCACTAAACCCATGAGGAGAGCATGTTCTATCCCAGGACCCTTGGTGCCTGCAGCCCAGCACACCAGGCTGGCTGCCAGGGAGTGTGCACACATTTCCATCATCCCGACATTCCCTCACAAAAGAACATTTACACTGGACGAGAGGACAGAAATAAAGCCAAGCCTTCAACGCGTTCCATCTCATTAACACCTCCATCTTTGTCATCTCTCTCTTCCAAACTCACCAGAACACCAGCATATCTGATAGCATCTCAAACTCATTTCGGTGACGCCCACTTGTGTGCAGACTGATATAGACATTGGGAATTTGGtcgttatttaaaaaatgtattttttttccaaagtatTAACGCAGTGGACGATGCAGTCGCTATTGTTGCCTTCACGCTTCGTTTTCTGCCGGCGGTGGGATGTTGTTAGCGGAAACCAGGGGGTCTTGTTTGCGAGTCATCCTGTCCAACTCGGCCTGGACATCAGTCAAACCCGGCTTCTGCCCTTGGGAAAAACAGGAGACAAAGCCCAAAAGGTAATCTCCtgtagtgtctgtgtgttcataaATAACAGTTTTCTATGGCCAGCAAGCAGAGAGATGGGGGGGTTGGATGGTGATGCGGTCCCATGCTGGAGCTGGGTGGCTCCCTGccacagttaacacacatgcaaaactaATCATAGGACAAAGGAATCATGTACTCATGCATTATCCTTTCAGCTGGTTCTCAGAGAGATGTTAACACTGCTCAGCACTGGAACAACAAGTCATGTCAGTGGTCTCAGACACAGATGAGTTATGCGATGAGTTCCTTGATATTTCCCTGGGTAGATTCAGCTATTTCATAAACAGTATTTGACTGTGTTATATTTACCAAATATAACAAAGCTTCAAAGAAGGGTAAAACTTGCAAAACAGCCGAGGTTACTGACAAGTATTAGTTGAGCAAAAAGCTGTGGGACATGGTGTGGAGTGAGTGACGTTAGTTTCATGGTGACACTCATGGTTTTGAGGTTTTGAGCATACAGGCCTGTCACATGTTCCCTCGGTCGACAGAAGTTCAGTCAAAGAGAAaaacttttctttctcccttgTTTTAAAGTTCTTTTTCAGGCTGCGGAGATAAAACTCCAAACGGGAAAATGCTCCACTATCAACAAAAGACTTTGTTTCTAACTCCTGTTGTCTTAAGACTGCATGTTGTCAATGCTCTGAGATGGATGTAAAAGCACAGAATGTCAATAACACAACTGTTTTGATAAAAGGAAAACTGTAGACCTGCAGGGAACAAGTCTTTAGAATGGAGAAGACGTACGGAGGCGAGgtgcattaaaaaacaaaaggcttTACCTGTTTTCTTGGCAGACCCTTGCACTCCAGCCccaactgctgcagctcctgggCTTCCTGGGCTCCCCGGGCTTCCTGGGGACCCGGTCTTTTTACTCAACAGACTGTTGAAGAAGTTAGCCAGCACTCCCTCATTGGCAGCCCCCGCTGCATGAGAAAAAAttgctttttaaatgaaacctgCATTTCTTTTTAACATTGTTTAAGCTAACAAGATGACAAACACAATTTGGATACATTTATTACATAGAAATATATTGATAACAACTTTCACCCACAACACTTAAGATATGAATCACAATTGAACTGTTATTGCTTTGAACATTCCTCCCAGTCTGCATGGATTTAAACAGTGTTCTTTTAAGCATAATGAAATGCTTAAAGACAGATTGATGCAGAGGTGATCttgattttattctgaaatccGAGCCTGTGCTCTGATCCAAAAAGAAGACAGGATTGACTTAACCCAAGTCAAGAtgaagggagggggggctgcaGATTGTCCATATGTGGTTATATACAATGTTGTGTGAAAATAACTTAACATTAGTCTTTGTTAAAACAACTGTTAAATTCAGTCAATTATGGAAGAGATTTGGTTTGCGTGACCGCTGACTCTCATAAGTTCACCAttacaaataaacatttgtctCAGAGGGATTTCCAGTCTTACAGACATATGACTCCCTCTATCTCAAGTAGTAGGTGCTTGGTAAGGAAAGAAAATATTCAACAAAACCTCCTTTATCAGGAAAAAAATTTATTGACTAAGTTGCACAGGACAGAGAACCGTCCTAATTTTAAGATAGTGAGCAAAGCTTAGAATATTAAATGTTAAGTATAGTAAAGGTCTAGTTAAAGCCAATATTCAAGGTGGAATGTAAAACCACATACTAAACTAAATGATGGAGGGAAAGTCAATATTTCTGTTTGGCCACCTCTGGAGTGTAGGAATGTTAAGTGTgaaatattttcacttttacCGCTTGGGGGCAGTAGTGCAGCAATTCaaagaaaatgtgttaattTTACAAAACATCTAAGACTTGAACAATTTTGTTCAAGGCAGTTTTGTTTCACGGTTTtagttattttaattaaataactgTGTAAGATGACAGAGTGTTTTGAAATCAGTAGAGGTAATTATGTCATTCACTGAGACTAACTACAGAGCACTGGAGTGTAAAGATCACAGTCACTAGATGTTGAAATATATGACCACTAAGAGCTCCTACCCTTCATGTTAGGGTCAGGCTTCTTGACTGCAGTCATTGGTGAGCCGCTGGTCGCGGTGGGTTGGCCAGCTCGACCTGCAGGCCTGGGAGACGCCGACGAGGGCCGTCCTGGAGACTCCTGCAACACAGAAACCCAGAGTGAGACTGTGACCACAAATAAATCGCTCAGTTTGAGTATCAGGAAGGAAACATGATACAGttcagagaaaaaggagaaaaataatcCACTGGTTTGAGGGATGTTTAGACACTTACTGTGGCCCCTCTTGTTGGTGTGGCTGGCTGCTTCGCTAACAAAGACTGGAAGGAAAAAGAGCACATAGTTTCACTCAGATCTCAGGCATGGTTTCCCAACAATAGGTTTCTATTCACAGTCAAATGGAAAGCACAaggccaaaataaaacagatatacAATTGTTAACAAATTTTGAATTTTCTGGGAATTATTTTATTCAGACAGTAATTACAATTAATCTAATTTTGAAAAATCTGCACATGTATAAAAGGACAGGAACTGAAAGCATCTATTCACTTCTGTTCAACTAACTACAGTAGAATCTTTTATTTGATAAATGAAAATTGGTGCATTTAAACATAAGAGAAGCAAGAGACTCgcttaaatgtgtgttttaacttCCTTCCTGGTATATTTATCCACTAAATAGGAAGCGAAGGCAACATTACTCATCAGGTGGAAGTTTAAAATGTTCCCCAGAACATGATTAcgataaacatttgttttgccaTAAAAAATCCTGGAAAGGATCACAAGCCAACTAGTTGTTCACACAATTTTTGCCAAATACGTTTTTGAGACATCGTAATTCCATGCaggaaattaaatttgatttagaAAACTTCTCATTGGCTGGAGAAAGAAATCATTAAATATAGAGGAAAGAGACTCTTACCTGTTGCTTCATCAGAAAAACCTGCTCATCCTCCGCATTTATCTCTTTATCATGAACCAGCTACAAAGAGGAGCATAACAGAGAGAAAGccatcaaaacaaaataaaggagAATTGCAGGAGGTTCTGAAATAGTTGATTAGTTTATTTATTGGCTTCAAAAATAATTGGCACATTTTGTATTTTCCGTATTTGCACTGTCATACCTTCCGAACTGGAGGCTTTGTGATAAAGTCTTCAAAAGGATCTTCGGGTCTGACTGTTGTGAAGTTTTCATGCAAAATCCCAATTTTCTTCTCATTATCCCATCCAGACGGACTAAAATACAAGACAAAGGTAGATTACAGGATGTGCAAACTATACATTCTGTTTTTTAGAATTAGCTGGTGGTAATATCTGCTGGTGGCTGCTAATAATACTGAATCAAAACTAAACAAGCCATGACAAACTAAACTAGAGCATTACTTACATGAAAACTGCATCCTTCTCCACCACTAAGGCAGGTGTGGTGAACTGGAAGTCATAAATCTTGTGTACTAAATATTTGTAAAGCAGATCCAggttcttctcctctttgacTGAGGTGTAGATCAGGCCGGCTCCATCTGTTACAGTTCAGTCAAGGCAGCAATGtagactgattgattgattgataataacCAGAATAACATGAGCCAAATCAAACTGACAAATGGGCTGTTtatgtttaaacagaaaatgtaaatctaACGACCATGTTTTGAAACAAATATGCATGAAAAGGATACACTGTAAGCAAAATCGCCTGATGTTGGACTGGATGAAATCAAATTGCTCCTCTCTGTAGTCATGCTCCTTCTCTAGTACGCTGATTGAGTCACACTGGAGAGacgaacagagagagggggaaagaaatgttttcatgaGAGACAACAAAATGTCAGCATTTACATGTGAACAAGATAACACTGTGCTCTGCATCTTTAAAACCCGCCGGCAATAACTGTGTTTTGTGCCGTGTCTAGGAGGAACAAATAGATTAGATTCCTAGAGATGCAGCACATTGATGCTTTGACCTGTGAGTCCTAGGAGATTATACTGCACCATTACATGAATATTCAGTACTCAGGGATCCACAGACGGAAGAACACCTGCCAAAGTACACAAAACCACCCTGTGTTGTAGTTCCCATGACAGTAGGTGTCTCCGGGGCCACATTTTTCCagcatgacaaacacacacagagtgacatggtgaaaacacaaccagcGAAACCCTAAAGTCAGTCCACATTGACTGAGAAAGAACCAGTAATAAAAGCACCCATATTCCAAGGTTTCTGCATTATTAGACCTCATTAAAAATCACCAAAAAAGTTTAGTTGTTGTTTGTGATACTTGTCTGTCTGCTGACAGAGGGGGTGTGATGTGACAGCGACATCATTGAAATAATAGTATTTCCTGTCCCTAGATTCCTACTGCAGCTTCCCCCATATGTCATCATGACAGAAGAGATGAGGTTTAATTTAAGACTGAAATGCACAGTTTTGCAAGTATATTTCAAAAGACCTAGCCCAAACAGttataaatatcaaataagGCTCTTCAACAATCTTCTGCAAAGCCGAATAGTGCGACAAGAGCTAGACAGAGGCACTAAAGGGAAAAAAGGCACTTTCATAATTTTCTAGTCACAGCGAGCATGTGAAGCTCTGCTGATGGCAACACTGTGTTTCTCAGCACTGCTCTTTGCCTGGAGGATAAAGGAGGACGTATAATGCCAGCTTTTTATTAGAAGATACTGCCTCACAAAGCACAACATAAAACTAAAAGCATGAATAAAAGTTAACTCAAATGTATCAGCGGGGAGTGCACAGACACTATGAGTCCATATGTCCTGATAGCCAGTCAAGACTGCATCAGAGCAACACGACAGTAAAGGAGGCTTTCTTAGAGCCAAGTACTGACGAGTGAGAACGGCTGTGGCTGAAGAAGGGAACTAGAATTGCCGCCTTGCAGTCGTATGCCTCTGGCAACAAGTCACAGGAAATATGGTCAGAATCTGTTCAACAAGTTAAAGCGATGAAGACAGGTCAGAAATGAGTTTTTGCAGATAATTTTGTCACGGTGAAAATGACCTTTTAAACGTTCTGCTATAAAATTCCAACATTGTTTTATCCTacagacatttgtgtttgattgtgtcATAATAACTACTTGTATTACTGAGTTACGTAAACAACAAGTATGAATAAAATGTAGAATTTCACACTTCAGGCTTTCGAGGCTGTAGGACAGATTTACCTTTGTGCAAGCTATTAGCACTGGAATGCCCagattgtttgtgagtgtgttttcccCGAGCGGGAGCACAACAGCCTCGTCTTCCCCTGCTGTTGGAGCCCGTCTTTGTGGGGAGGATGTGTTGGTATCCTCTGGTTCTGTGTACTCTTGGAACGCTTTTACCACtagagggaaaaagagaaatatatataaattatttactATATATTACTTTTAGTGAATATACAGAGcagcacaataaaaacattaaaatgtctttaatagAAGTGTAACTGACGAGTACAAAATTAGGTACAATTGTTATGGtgcctgggaaaaaaaaaatgaatcataaGTAAGGTCATTTAACCAACAAAGTTCTTCCACACTCAGGGCTCGTGACTGCGACTGATCTGGTCGCATATGCGACTGGAATTTTGGCCGTGCGACTTGATTTGAAATCACGGTCGCACGCGTGCGCCTATAAATATAAGCAAAAATTTCAGGTGTGCGCCTAGATAATGGGCTGCAGAACCAAGTCATAAGCTGGTATGAACGCTAGAAATAATAAGATCCACGCCCCGCTGGCGAAAACTAGTCCCCTGACAGAAACAAGCGATCAAATAAACTACTCTGACACAAGCGATAGAATGATAGTTGCTGTCACTCGCCCGCTTACACAGAACCCGGAAGCGCTATCGCTGGCAGCGCTAGCAGCGCACCGATCCATAATTTCCGCGAGTCAACGCGAGTCGCTGAAGAAACATGGCGACAGCAACGCGCACAAGAAGTGCAGGGACAAGTGTCGCGGACCCCAGCAGGGTAGATCGACCATTCAAGCGGCATTTGACCGGCAGGATGCCGCCCAATGCACAGAAGTAGAGGCGGAGCTTAAGCTTAAGTTCAACACTGCCTACATGATCGGTAAAGAAGAACTACCCTTCACCAAATTCAAACCAATGATTCAACTCATGCAAAAGAATGGACTCAATATCAACACCACATACAGCAATGACACGGCGTGTGCGAAGTTCATCAAAGCCATCAGTGATACACTGAGGGAGAGCACAGCCACACGTATCTCCACAAGTACCTATCTCTCTTTTATGATCGACGGGGATACCGATGTAGAAGTTAGGGAGGGACGAATCAAGAGCTCCACTAGAGCCAGCATGGGTGTGGGCACCGTGGAGGATTTAATCCGCATCTCTGCGGATGGTCCTTCACTGGAGGACTTTGATCCACTTCCTTCTGTAAGGAAGTGGATCAGAGCCGGCCGTAGAGCCAGGAGACCGGAGTTCAGCCGTCCCTGCCCTGTCTAATGAGCTGACCGTTaacgttgttgttttttcttatgtacATGTATGATGTTGAGTAAGTAAGAAACTTAaaggacattatatatatagtgttgtaacACTATGGCACATGTAGTAGATAGTAATATGTTGTTCTACTGATCATGACTgtaaaactgattatatttttagCTATTAATGTCAAAATTAATCCTGATCTGTGAGGCCATTCTTATGTATGATGTTAAGTTATTAAGAaaggacattatatatatatatagtgttgtaacACTATGGCACATGTAGGAGATAGTAATATGTTGTTCTACTGATCATGACCGTAAAACTGATTATATATATAGCTATTAATGTCAAAATCAATCCTGATCTGTGAGTGTCACCATGGTTTCTTAATGTTATAatattcttgttatttatttttcaacagttgACTGCAGGTACAAGAGCAGTCTGAGTAATAAAGAATTTGGTTAAAACAAATGGTGTGATTTGTCCTACTTCCCCTACCATCTAAACCACCTAAAATACCGTGCAATTATTTTCCACCTATCAATGTAGGCCTTTATCTAAGCAAGGTCATGCCTTACATTTTATAATCTGTTCAAACATGTTATTCCAGGTTGTTAACATTGATCAATAGTAGTATTACTTGGTTTGGCCAACGTTTTATAGTGGTGCGCCTAGATTTTGGCTGGTGCTCCCAATTTTTCTGGGTTAGGAGCACAGTGCTCCTAAGCCAAaaagttagtctggagccctgCACACTGCATGTCTTCTTTGCTAGTACCTTTGGT encodes:
- the dync1li2 gene encoding cytoplasmic dynein 1 light intermediate chain 2 isoform X1; amino-acid sequence: MAPVLEKQLPGAAGAGDNSNEDEEGQTLWTSILSEVSNQSTSKLPSGKHILVFGEDGSGKTSLMAKLQGADHNKKGRGLEYLYLSVHDEDRDDLSRCNVWILDGDVYHKGLLKFAVSDKTLPDCLAVFVVDMSRPWTIMDSLQKWASVLRDHVDKLRIPPENMREMEQRMVKAFQEYTEPEDTNTSSPQRRAPTAGEDEAVVLPLGENTLTNNLGIPVLIACTKCDSISVLEKEHDYREEQFDFIQSNIRRFCLQYGAGLIYTSVKEEKNLDLLYKYLVHKIYDFQFTTPALVVEKDAVFIPSGWDNEKKIGILHENFTTVRPEDPFEDFITKPPVRKLVHDKEINAEDEQVFLMKQQSLLAKQPATPTRGATESPGRPSSASPRPAGRAGQPTATSGSPMTAVKKPDPNMKAGAANEGVLANFFNSLLSKKTGSPGSPGSPGSPGAAAVGAGVQGSAKKTGQKPGLTDVQAELDRMTRKQDPLVSANNIPPPAENEA
- the dync1li2 gene encoding cytoplasmic dynein 1 light intermediate chain 2 isoform X2, giving the protein MAPVLEKQLPGAAGAGDNSNEDEEGQTLWTSILSEVSNQSTSKLPSGKHILVFGEDGSGKTSLMAKLQGADHNKKGRGLEYLYLSVHDEDRDDLSRCNVWILDGDVYHKGLLKFAVSDKTLPDCLAVFVVDMSRPWTIMDSLQKWASVLRDHVDKLRIPPENMREMEQRMVKAFQEYTEPEDTNTSSPQRRAPTAGEDEAVVLPLGENTLTNNLGIPVLIACTKCDSISVLEKEHDYREEQFDFIQSNIRRFCLQYGAGLIYTSVKEEKNLDLLYKYLVHKIYDFQFTTPALVVEKDAVFIPSGWDNEKKIGILHENFTTVRPEDPFEDFITKPPVRKLVHDKEINAEDEQVFLMKQQSLLAKQPATPTRGATESPGRPSSASPRPAGRAGQPTATSGSPMTAVKKPDPNMKAGAANEGVLANFFNSLLSKKTGSPGSPGSPGSPGAAAVGAGVQGSAKKTEAGFD